The following proteins are co-located in the Natator depressus isolate rNatDep1 chromosome 4, rNatDep2.hap1, whole genome shotgun sequence genome:
- the ING2 gene encoding inhibitor of growth protein 2 isoform X3, translating into MLCLCSGGTIICRGGLEEALKEIDDVYEKYKTESDPIQKKRLQQHLQRALINSQELGDEKIQIVTQMLELVENRARQMEIHSQCFQESDNEKPLEKAKVESCQPERSSRRPRRQRTSESRDLCHITNGIEDCDDQPPKEKRSKSAKKKKRSKAKQERDVSPVEFAIDPNEPTYCLCNQVSYGEMIGCDNEQCPIEWFHFSCVGLTYKPKGKWYCPKCRGDNEKTMDKCTDKSKKDRRSR; encoded by the coding sequence AAGCATTAAAAGAAATCGATGATGTCTATGAGAAATATAAGACAGAAAGTGATCCCATTCAGAAGAAACGGTTGCAACAGCATCTTCAGCGAGCACTAATCAACAGCCAAGAACTGGGAGATGAGAAAATTCAAATAGTTACTCAGATGCTTGAACTGGTAGAGAATAGGGCCCGGCAAATGGAGATTCACTCTCAGTGTTTCCAAGAGTCAGATAACGAAAAGCCTCTAGAAAAGGCAAAAGTGGAATCTTGCCAACCAGAAAGATCTTCACGTAGACCCCGTCGCCAGCGGACTAGCGAAAGTCGTGATCTGTGCCATATAACAAATGGGATTGAAGACTGCGATGACCAGCCACCTAAAGAAAAGAGATCCAAATCGGCCAAGAAAAAGAAACGCTCCAAGGCCAAACAAGAAAGAGACGTTTCACCTGTTGAATTTGCAATAGATCCCAATGAACCAACTTACTGCTTATGTAACCAAGTGTCCTATGGAGAGATGATAGGATGCGACAATGAACAGTGTCCCATTGAGTGGTTTCATTTTTCATGTGTTGGACTCACCTATAAACCAAAGGGGAAATGGTATTGTCCCAAGTGCAGAGGAGATAATGAGAAAACTATGGACAAATGTACTGACAAATCAAAAAAGGATAGAAGATCGAGGTAG